A single region of the Polymorphum gilvum SL003B-26A1 genome encodes:
- a CDS encoding TAXI family TRAP transporter solute-binding subunit has product MKRTILGATTALALMTGAVSAAEQSFISIGTGGVTGVYYPAGGAICSLVNRGRAEHGIRCGVESTGGSIFNINAIRSGELEFGVAQSDWQYHAYNGSSRFEEGGAFEGLRAVFSLHPEPFTVVARADSGIKDFDDMKGKRVNIGNPGSGQRGTMDVVLAAKGWTTGDFSVASELPPAEQAAALCDNNVDAMVYTVGHPSGAIQEATTSCDAVLVNVTGEAIDTLIADNPFYRTAVIPGGMYRGTDADVTTFGVGATFVSSAEVPDDVVYAVVKSVFENLDQFKSLHPALANLDPKAMVTDGNSAPLHPGAERYYREAGLLN; this is encoded by the coding sequence ATGAAAAGAACGATCCTGGGGGCGACCACCGCGCTCGCCCTGATGACCGGTGCCGTTTCGGCCGCCGAGCAGAGCTTCATCTCGATCGGCACCGGCGGCGTGACCGGCGTCTACTATCCGGCGGGCGGCGCGATTTGCAGCCTGGTGAACCGCGGTCGCGCCGAGCACGGCATCCGCTGCGGCGTGGAATCGACCGGCGGCTCGATCTTCAACATCAACGCCATCCGCTCGGGCGAGCTGGAATTCGGCGTCGCCCAGTCCGACTGGCAGTACCATGCCTACAACGGCTCCTCCCGCTTCGAGGAAGGCGGCGCCTTCGAGGGCCTGCGCGCGGTCTTCTCGCTGCACCCAGAACCTTTCACCGTAGTCGCTCGCGCCGATTCCGGGATCAAGGACTTCGACGACATGAAGGGCAAGCGCGTCAACATCGGCAACCCGGGCTCCGGCCAGCGCGGCACGATGGACGTGGTGCTGGCGGCCAAGGGTTGGACCACCGGCGACTTCTCGGTCGCCTCCGAACTGCCGCCGGCCGAACAGGCCGCCGCCCTGTGCGACAACAACGTCGACGCCATGGTCTACACCGTCGGCCACCCCTCCGGCGCGATCCAGGAAGCGACCACCTCCTGCGACGCGGTGCTGGTCAACGTCACCGGCGAGGCGATCGACACGCTGATCGCCGACAATCCGTTCTACCGCACCGCGGTCATCCCGGGCGGCATGTATCGCGGCACAGACGCGGACGTGACCACCTTCGGTGTCGGCGCGACCTTCGTGTCCTCCGCAGAGGTGCCGGACGACGTGGTCTATGCGGTGGTCAAGTCTGTGTTCGAGAACCTCGACCAGTTCAAGAGCCTGCATCCGGCGCTCGCCAACCTCGACCCCAAGGCGATGGTCACCGACGGCAACTCGGCGCCGCTGCATCCGGGCGCGGAGCGCTACTACCGCGAAGCGGGCCTGCTCAACTAG
- a CDS encoding MurR/RpiR family transcriptional regulator encodes MTDSLPRETGADACRCPETMPALRQCLAGLATDAPPQLAKLAHWLIDRPEEIAFNSVRMLAALADCNANTVVRLARTLGHTGYDPLRAAVQEMLRTPPSGYAARAAALATRGAADVFAEMKSAAHANIDLLFTPELSAGLSECIDALLNARQVHCIGVRSCFAVAHYFTYVGAMAFPNIRPAPGQPGQILDTLSACTPDDVVIAVSYEDYSLEVVRGCQIARESGARVLALTDSYASPIAEGAWQVIRLPMAGPHLLPSLVTAFHLVELLLAELSARDPKTEARVRDFEARLLHYGGYVRRGQADR; translated from the coding sequence ATGACGGACAGCCTGCCGAGGGAGACCGGCGCCGACGCCTGCCGGTGTCCCGAGACCATGCCGGCTCTGCGCCAGTGCCTTGCCGGCCTGGCCACCGACGCGCCGCCGCAACTGGCCAAGCTCGCCCACTGGCTGATCGATCGGCCGGAAGAGATCGCCTTCAATTCGGTGCGCATGCTCGCTGCCCTCGCCGACTGCAACGCCAACACGGTCGTGCGTCTTGCCCGCACGCTCGGTCACACCGGCTACGATCCCTTGCGTGCGGCCGTGCAGGAGATGCTGCGGACGCCGCCGTCCGGCTATGCGGCGCGGGCAGCGGCGCTGGCGACCCGGGGCGCGGCCGACGTCTTTGCGGAAATGAAGTCGGCCGCCCACGCCAACATCGACCTGCTGTTCACGCCCGAACTGTCGGCCGGGCTGTCGGAGTGCATCGACGCGCTGCTCAACGCCCGCCAGGTCCACTGCATCGGCGTGCGCAGCTGTTTCGCCGTCGCCCACTACTTCACCTATGTCGGCGCGATGGCCTTTCCCAATATCCGTCCCGCGCCGGGCCAGCCGGGCCAGATCCTCGACACGCTGTCTGCCTGCACGCCCGACGATGTGGTCATCGCCGTCTCCTATGAGGACTATTCGCTTGAGGTCGTGCGCGGCTGCCAGATCGCGCGGGAAAGCGGCGCGCGCGTGCTGGCGCTGACCGACAGCTATGCCTCGCCGATCGCCGAGGGCGCCTGGCAGGTGATCCGTCTGCCGATGGCCGGTCCGCACTTGCTGCCCTCGCTGGTGACCGCCTTCCACCTGGTCGAACTGCTGCTGGCCGAGCTTTCCGCGCGCGATCCGAAGACGGAGGCGCGCGTGCGCGATTTCGAGGCGCGCCTGCTCCACTACGGCGGCTACGTCCGGCGCGGCCAGGCCGACCGGTAG
- a CDS encoding LysR family transcriptional regulator produces MKLDERHLIQLAAVVQAGSVTEGAALLGLSQPAVSRTLAMLERRLGEPLFLKGHRPLQPTPLGRALAEHGQTMRAASRKASETLVNFRRGEAGVVRIGGTPFFMDALISGMAADFQTLCPDVRIDQSYGYLADLRAALESDRIDLAVCPIDLLDEGSGLTFQELLPGRNVIACAATHPLLAKPDPKALDLLDFPWIAPPPDSPLHADLHAILLSLGVSGIKIRYSGGSLASVLTYMTRTDALTILPHGAVFAFHRDRGISALPFRIPHPDRALGLLRLTGAPNAPAVDTFSRHIRKEFETLRHQIKRHEQALVPGS; encoded by the coding sequence ATGAAACTCGACGAACGGCACCTGATCCAGCTCGCCGCCGTGGTCCAGGCCGGCAGCGTCACCGAGGGCGCGGCGCTGCTCGGCCTGTCGCAGCCCGCCGTGTCGCGGACCCTGGCGATGCTGGAAAGGCGGCTGGGAGAACCTCTGTTCCTCAAGGGGCACCGGCCGTTGCAGCCGACCCCGCTCGGCCGGGCACTCGCCGAGCACGGCCAGACGATGCGTGCCGCGTCGCGCAAAGCATCGGAAACATTGGTGAATTTCCGGCGAGGCGAAGCCGGTGTGGTGCGCATCGGCGGCACGCCGTTCTTCATGGACGCGCTGATTTCGGGGATGGCGGCCGATTTCCAGACCCTGTGCCCGGACGTGCGCATCGACCAGTCCTATGGTTACCTGGCCGACCTGCGGGCGGCGCTGGAAAGCGACCGCATCGATCTCGCCGTCTGCCCGATCGACCTCCTGGACGAGGGCTCGGGCCTGACGTTCCAGGAACTGCTGCCGGGCCGCAACGTCATCGCCTGCGCCGCGACTCATCCCCTGCTCGCCAAGCCGGATCCCAAAGCCCTGGATCTACTGGACTTTCCCTGGATCGCGCCGCCCCCCGACAGCCCGCTGCACGCCGACCTGCACGCCATCCTGCTGTCGCTCGGGGTGAGCGGGATCAAGATCCGCTACTCCGGCGGCTCGCTCGCCAGCGTGCTCACCTACATGACGCGGACCGACGCGCTGACGATACTCCCCCATGGCGCGGTTTTCGCGTTCCACCGCGACCGGGGGATATCTGCCTTGCCGTTCCGGATTCCGCATCCGGACCGGGCACTCGGCCTGCTACGCCTGACGGGCGCCCCCAACGCGCCGGCCGTCGACACCTTCTCCAGGCATATTCGCAAAGAATTCGAGACACTTAGACACCAGATCAAGCGCCACGAACAGGCCCTCGTGCCGGGATCGTGA
- a CDS encoding maleylacetate reductase, which produces MIAPFTYTGNPAKIVFGPGQRDGVAGWMDKIGCARALILSTPAQRAEAEALAGRLGDKAVGVFAGAAMHTPVEVTESALEQVRAVSADCVVALGGGSTTGLGKAIAYRTDIPQIVIATTYAGSEVTPILGQTENGVKTTVRDPSILPEVVIYDPDLTLGLPLAMSVTSGLNAMAHAAEGLYAQDRNPVSTLMAAEGLRAFRDALPVIVRDPANAEARGEALYGAWLCGTVLGTVGMALHHKICHTLGGSFDTPHAETHAILLPHTIGYNAGAVPELLAPVSAVFGGSPGAALFDFAASIGAPSALRDLGLSEADLDRAADLAVRNPYWNPRPIDRESIRALLQDAWEGRRPAV; this is translated from the coding sequence ATGATCGCTCCCTTCACCTACACCGGCAATCCGGCCAAAATCGTGTTCGGCCCCGGCCAGCGCGACGGCGTGGCGGGATGGATGGACAAGATCGGCTGCGCCCGCGCGCTGATCCTGTCCACCCCCGCGCAGCGGGCGGAGGCCGAGGCGCTCGCGGGTCGGCTGGGGGACAAGGCCGTCGGCGTCTTTGCCGGCGCCGCCATGCATACCCCTGTGGAGGTGACCGAATCCGCCCTGGAGCAGGTGCGCGCCGTCTCTGCCGACTGTGTGGTAGCCCTCGGCGGCGGCTCGACCACCGGCCTCGGTAAGGCCATCGCCTATCGCACGGATATCCCGCAGATCGTGATCGCAACCACCTATGCCGGATCGGAGGTGACGCCGATCCTCGGCCAGACCGAGAACGGCGTGAAGACCACCGTCCGCGATCCGAGCATCCTGCCGGAAGTGGTCATCTACGATCCGGACCTTACCCTCGGCCTGCCGCTCGCCATGAGCGTGACCAGCGGCCTCAACGCCATGGCCCACGCCGCCGAAGGGCTCTATGCGCAGGACCGCAACCCGGTCTCGACGCTGATGGCGGCCGAGGGCCTGCGCGCCTTCCGCGACGCCCTGCCGGTCATCGTCCGCGATCCGGCCAATGCCGAGGCGCGCGGCGAGGCGCTCTACGGCGCCTGGCTGTGCGGCACCGTGCTCGGCACCGTCGGCATGGCGCTGCACCACAAGATCTGCCACACGCTCGGCGGCAGCTTCGACACCCCGCATGCGGAAACCCATGCGATCCTGCTGCCGCACACGATCGGCTACAACGCCGGTGCCGTACCGGAGCTGCTGGCACCGGTCTCTGCCGTCTTCGGCGGGTCGCCCGGGGCGGCACTGTTCGATTTCGCCGCGTCGATCGGGGCGCCGTCGGCGCTCAGGGACCTTGGCCTGAGCGAGGCCGACCTCGACCGGGCGGCGGATCTGGCCGTGCGCAATCCGTACTGGAATCCGCGCCCGATCGATCGCGAGTCGATCCGCGCGCTGCTGCAGGATGCTTGGGAAGGGCGCCGCCCTGCCGTCTAG
- a CDS encoding intradiol ring-cleavage dioxygenase: MSEHETGYFTEETSIEVVTGRNRSASDERLKQVMEVVTRKLHEAVKELEPTQEEWFEAIRFLTETGHLCNEWRQEFILLSDVLGVSMLVDAINNRKPSGASESTVLGPFHVADAPLRAMGDNICLDQKGEDMLVRGRILDTDGRPIAGAILDVWQANDEGFYDVQQKGIQPDFNLRGVFRTGADGCYWFRAVKPKFYSIPDDGTVGKLLRRLGRHPFRPAHLHYMIKADGFETLITHIFDPDDPYIGSDAVFGVKASLLAAFKSIDDPTRAAELGFAGRFWEVEHDFVLARSAGS, encoded by the coding sequence ATGAGCGAGCACGAGACGGGCTATTTCACGGAGGAAACCTCCATCGAGGTCGTCACCGGCCGTAACCGCTCGGCCTCGGACGAGCGCCTGAAGCAGGTCATGGAGGTCGTCACCCGCAAGCTGCACGAGGCGGTCAAGGAGCTCGAGCCGACCCAGGAGGAATGGTTCGAGGCGATCCGCTTCCTGACCGAAACCGGGCACCTGTGCAACGAATGGCGGCAGGAGTTCATCCTGCTGTCGGACGTGCTCGGCGTGTCGATGCTGGTCGACGCCATCAACAACCGCAAGCCGTCGGGCGCCTCGGAAAGCACGGTGCTCGGGCCGTTCCATGTCGCCGACGCGCCGCTGCGCGCAATGGGGGATAACATCTGCCTCGACCAGAAGGGCGAGGACATGCTTGTCCGCGGCCGCATCCTCGACACCGACGGCCGCCCGATCGCCGGCGCGATCCTCGACGTCTGGCAAGCCAACGACGAAGGCTTCTACGACGTCCAGCAGAAGGGCATCCAGCCGGACTTCAATCTGCGCGGTGTGTTCCGCACGGGCGCGGACGGCTGCTACTGGTTCCGTGCGGTGAAGCCGAAGTTCTATTCGATCCCCGACGACGGCACGGTCGGCAAGTTGTTGCGGCGTCTCGGCCGGCATCCGTTCCGGCCGGCGCACCTGCACTACATGATCAAGGCCGACGGCTTCGAGACGCTGATCACGCACATCTTCGATCCGGACGATCCTTACATCGGCTCGGATGCTGTGTTCGGCGTCAAGGCGAGCCTGCTGGCCGCCTTCAAGAGCATTGACGATCCGACCCGTGCCGCCGAACTCGGCTTTGCGGGGCGCTTCTGGGAGGTGGAGCACGACTTCGTGCTGGCGCGGTCGGCCGGGTCCTGA
- a CDS encoding Gfo/Idh/MocA family protein, with product MLNLAIFGSGRWAERLVGSVQGKSDRVAFKAAASRTPDAHRDFGEEFGLAVVSRDEAIADPAIDAVVIATAHSDHRDLAVSAAAAGKHVFVEKPLALTSADARAMIQACDKAGVVIAHGFNRRFAPAYQDMLRRLYGSEIGELLHLEGQFSGPSGYMLKPGMWRAERAECPAGAMTARGIHALDAMIAMAGPVKTVYCHSETRVLPVDVDDVTSALLRFASGATGYIASHHATGEIWRLQVYGSKGWMEMRGDGDLLIRTLGNEPEAIAMAPLDKERAELEAFADAVAGSRPYPVTNAQALNGIAVIEAMVASAVSGAPQSIR from the coding sequence ATGCTCAACCTCGCAATCTTCGGTTCCGGCCGCTGGGCCGAACGGCTCGTCGGCTCGGTCCAGGGCAAAAGCGACAGGGTCGCCTTCAAGGCCGCTGCCAGCCGCACTCCCGATGCGCACCGGGACTTCGGCGAGGAGTTCGGTCTTGCGGTCGTCAGCCGCGACGAGGCCATCGCCGATCCGGCAATCGATGCGGTGGTGATCGCAACGGCCCATTCCGATCATCGCGACCTGGCGGTGAGCGCCGCAGCGGCGGGCAAGCATGTCTTCGTCGAAAAGCCGCTGGCGCTGACCAGCGCCGACGCCAGGGCGATGATCCAGGCCTGCGACAAGGCCGGCGTGGTGATCGCCCACGGCTTCAACCGCCGCTTCGCTCCGGCCTACCAGGACATGCTGAGGCGCCTGTACGGCTCCGAGATCGGCGAGCTGCTGCACCTGGAAGGCCAGTTCTCCGGTCCTTCCGGCTACATGCTCAAGCCCGGCATGTGGCGGGCGGAGCGGGCCGAGTGTCCGGCCGGCGCCATGACGGCGCGCGGCATCCACGCTCTCGACGCCATGATCGCCATGGCCGGCCCGGTGAAGACCGTCTATTGCCACAGCGAGACCCGTGTCCTGCCGGTCGACGTCGACGACGTGACCTCCGCCCTGCTGCGCTTCGCCAGCGGGGCGACCGGCTACATCGCGTCCCACCATGCCACCGGCGAGATCTGGCGGCTCCAGGTCTATGGCTCCAAGGGCTGGATGGAGATGCGCGGCGACGGCGACCTGCTTATCCGCACGCTCGGCAACGAGCCCGAGGCCATTGCCATGGCTCCGCTCGACAAGGAACGGGCGGAACTCGAGGCCTTTGCCGATGCGGTTGCCGGCAGCCGCCCGTATCCGGTCACCAATGCCCAGGCGCTCAACGGCATCGCGGTCATCGAGGCGATGGTCGCTTCGGCGGTCTCTGGCGCGCCGCAATCGATCCGTTAG
- a CDS encoding LysR family transcriptional regulator: protein MHINDRQLRYFVKVAETGNMTRAAALLRVAQPALGIQIRQLEESLGVPLFDRHSRGVSMTPAGQRLHERACTILRLMEEAESEIRSFGESRRETLTFGVTPSIMRLVGSEILTAVRRDLPDVHLCLIEETSSVLEGSLQREEVDLALTYQLPAGTPLNNTPLLVEDLLLVAHPDQAPVSDVMAFSDVLDMELVLAHGRDPIRILVEEAAREMGRPVKVAYEVQSLQATQRVVLEGAAAGVLPYGTVAQELASGKLKACRIVEPHLRRTLYLARPSGRAPFANEDGIMKLMRSVVKQLALDLEDLAELCETGTEKAQAISGRTP, encoded by the coding sequence ATGCACATCAACGACCGGCAACTGCGGTATTTCGTGAAAGTTGCCGAGACCGGGAACATGACCCGGGCGGCTGCCCTCCTGCGTGTCGCCCAGCCGGCGCTCGGGATCCAGATCCGTCAGCTCGAAGAATCGCTCGGCGTGCCGCTGTTCGATCGCCATTCCCGCGGCGTGTCGATGACGCCCGCGGGGCAACGGCTCCATGAACGGGCCTGCACCATCCTGCGGCTGATGGAAGAGGCGGAAAGCGAGATACGCAGCTTCGGCGAAAGCCGTCGGGAAACGCTTACCTTCGGCGTCACACCCAGCATCATGCGCCTGGTCGGCAGCGAGATCCTGACCGCCGTGCGCCGCGACCTGCCGGACGTCCATCTGTGTCTGATCGAGGAAACGAGTTCGGTCCTCGAAGGCAGCCTGCAACGCGAGGAGGTCGATCTGGCGCTGACCTACCAGCTGCCGGCCGGCACGCCGCTCAACAACACGCCGCTCCTGGTGGAAGACCTGCTCCTGGTCGCCCATCCCGATCAGGCTCCCGTGAGCGATGTCATGGCCTTCTCCGACGTCCTCGACATGGAACTGGTGCTCGCCCATGGTCGCGACCCGATCCGCATTCTGGTGGAGGAGGCAGCTCGCGAGATGGGCCGGCCGGTCAAGGTAGCCTACGAGGTGCAGTCCCTGCAGGCGACCCAGCGGGTGGTTCTGGAAGGCGCGGCGGCCGGCGTCCTGCCTTATGGCACGGTCGCCCAGGAACTGGCGAGCGGCAAGCTGAAGGCCTGCCGCATCGTCGAGCCGCACCTGCGCCGGACGCTCTATCTGGCCCGCCCGTCCGGGCGCGCGCCCTTTGCCAACGAGGACGGCATCATGAAGCTGATGCGCTCGGTGGTAAAGCAGCTCGCGCTCGACCTGGAAGACCTGGCCGAGCTCTGCGAAACGGGCACCGAGAAGGCCCAGGCCATTTCCGGACGTACACCCTAG
- a CDS encoding ABC transporter substrate-binding protein, giving the protein MSDLRLSIAIGDYDRVRPMFNGDVRIDGVDPVFLRLCPEEIFFRAFRHADFDICELSLSSYTVKTALDDCPYVGIPVYPSRAFRHTSIYVRKDRGIASPADLKGKRIGLPEYQLTANVWARALMEDEYGVRPSDVEWVRAGIEEPGRPEKIKLDLPPDVTLTDAPEGSTLSGLLLKGEIDGMIGPRIPSCFGYDNKVGWVFDDPRAAALDYYRRTKIFPIMHIVGIRRDLVEAHPWLPATLFKALNRSKAVCAEHLSDTSATKVMLPFVEEQVHDARKLMGADYWSYGFHNNRHVLETFLRHHHAQGLSPRQVQPEELFHPSTFESVVI; this is encoded by the coding sequence ATGAGTGATTTGCGTCTGTCCATTGCCATCGGCGACTACGACCGGGTGCGCCCCATGTTCAACGGCGACGTCAGGATCGACGGCGTCGATCCGGTGTTCCTGCGGCTGTGTCCCGAAGAGATCTTCTTCCGCGCCTTCCGCCATGCGGACTTCGACATCTGCGAGCTGTCGCTCAGTTCCTACACGGTCAAGACGGCGCTCGACGACTGCCCCTATGTCGGCATTCCGGTCTATCCCTCGCGCGCCTTCCGGCACACCTCTATCTACGTCCGCAAGGATCGCGGCATCGCCAGCCCGGCCGACCTGAAGGGCAAGCGGATCGGCCTGCCGGAATACCAGCTGACCGCCAACGTCTGGGCACGGGCGCTGATGGAGGACGAGTATGGCGTGCGTCCGAGCGACGTGGAATGGGTGCGCGCGGGCATCGAGGAGCCGGGCCGGCCGGAGAAGATCAAGCTCGACCTGCCCCCGGACGTGACGCTGACCGACGCCCCCGAGGGCAGCACCCTGTCCGGACTGCTGCTGAAGGGCGAGATCGACGGCATGATCGGGCCGCGCATTCCCTCCTGCTTCGGCTACGACAACAAGGTCGGCTGGGTGTTCGACGACCCGCGCGCGGCCGCACTGGACTATTACAGGCGCACCAAGATCTTCCCGATCATGCACATTGTCGGCATCCGCCGGGACCTGGTCGAGGCGCATCCCTGGCTGCCCGCCACCCTGTTCAAGGCCCTCAACCGGTCGAAGGCGGTATGCGCGGAGCATCTTTCGGACACCTCCGCAACCAAGGTCATGCTGCCTTTCGTCGAGGAACAGGTGCACGATGCCCGCAAGCTGATGGGAGCCGACTACTGGTCCTACGGCTTCCACAACAACCGCCACGTGCTCGAAACCTTCCTGCGCCATCACCATGCGCAGGGACTGTCGCCGCGCCAGGTTCAGCCGGAAGAGCTGTTCCATCCGAGCACGTTCGAAAGCGTCGTGATCTAG
- a CDS encoding extradiol ring-cleavage dioxygenase: MARIVGGIGVPHTPYFPRFAAQEGSNGEINTFFGKVRADLEAHRPDVILMIDTDHFNTFYFDTYPTFAVGVDHGFYGPVDDVALMPPRVIRSHKTLALHLHRELIARDFDSALVTNFKVGHSVCVPFHFLTPGFEQPIIPIFLNGHLPPMPSARRAYAFGKALRLAILSWPEDIRVEVIGTGSFSLDVAGPKMFPGENYGVPDLPWAKRVIELMLTGDIETLLDEASEERMLAAGNVGGELLNWIAMIGAVANDRASWIDIQEIRGHAFGVWEAEE, translated from the coding sequence ATGGCCAGGATCGTTGGCGGCATCGGTGTGCCGCATACGCCCTATTTTCCGCGGTTCGCCGCCCAGGAGGGGTCGAACGGCGAGATCAACACGTTCTTCGGCAAGGTGCGCGCCGATCTGGAGGCGCATCGGCCCGACGTCATCCTGATGATCGACACCGACCATTTCAACACGTTCTATTTCGACACCTATCCGACCTTCGCGGTCGGCGTCGATCACGGCTTCTACGGTCCGGTGGACGACGTCGCCCTGATGCCGCCGCGCGTCATCCGTTCGCACAAGACGCTGGCGCTGCATCTGCATCGCGAACTGATCGCCCGCGACTTCGATTCCGCGCTGGTCACCAACTTCAAGGTCGGCCATTCCGTCTGCGTGCCGTTCCATTTCCTGACGCCGGGCTTCGAGCAGCCGATCATCCCGATCTTCCTGAACGGCCACCTGCCGCCGATGCCGTCGGCCCGGCGCGCCTATGCCTTCGGCAAGGCGCTACGCCTGGCGATCCTGTCCTGGCCGGAGGACATCCGCGTGGAGGTGATCGGCACCGGCAGCTTCTCGCTCGACGTGGCCGGGCCGAAGATGTTCCCGGGCGAGAACTACGGCGTGCCCGACCTGCCCTGGGCGAAGCGGGTGATCGAGCTGATGCTCACCGGCGACATCGAGACGCTTCTTGATGAGGCGTCCGAGGAACGCATGCTGGCGGCCGGCAATGTCGGCGGCGAACTGCTCAACTGGATCGCGATGATCGGCGCCGTCGCCAACGATCGGGCGTCCTGGATCGATATCCAGGAAATACGCGGCCACGCCTTCGGCGTCTGGGAAGCGGAGGAGTGA
- a CDS encoding ABC transporter ATP-binding protein → MLRVEQLSKSFGQVEAIKDITVEFAQGEFNCIVGPSGCGKTTLLKCLSGLMPPTGGRVALDGVTVTRPPKQMALVFQDYSRSLFPWMTVRQNVAFPLRNKGLAKSEITRLVEEAVEAVGLTHAIDRYPWQLSGGMQQRTSIARAIAYQPEILLMDEPFASVDAQTRANLEDLMLSIKARYGMTILFVTHDIDESVYLGDRIVVLSSSPTVVQEILTVPLPVARDQITTKEDPQFLHLRSHVFREIMAAQAG, encoded by the coding sequence GTGCTTCGTGTCGAACAGCTAAGCAAGAGCTTCGGTCAGGTCGAGGCGATCAAGGACATCACGGTGGAATTCGCCCAGGGCGAGTTCAACTGCATCGTCGGGCCATCCGGCTGCGGCAAGACCACCCTGCTCAAATGCCTGTCCGGCCTGATGCCACCGACCGGTGGCCGGGTGGCCCTCGATGGTGTGACGGTCACCCGGCCGCCCAAGCAGATGGCGCTGGTGTTCCAGGACTATTCACGCTCCCTGTTTCCCTGGATGACCGTGCGCCAGAACGTGGCGTTCCCGTTGCGCAACAAGGGGCTGGCCAAATCCGAGATCACGCGGCTGGTAGAGGAGGCGGTTGAAGCCGTTGGCCTCACGCACGCCATCGACCGCTATCCCTGGCAGCTGTCCGGCGGCATGCAGCAGCGCACCTCGATCGCGCGGGCCATCGCTTACCAGCCGGAGATCCTGCTGATGGACGAGCCCTTCGCCTCGGTCGACGCGCAGACGCGCGCCAACCTGGAAGACCTGATGCTGTCGATCAAGGCACGCTACGGCATGACCATCCTGTTCGTCACCCACGACATCGACGAGTCCGTCTATCTGGGCGACCGCATCGTCGTGCTGAGTTCGTCGCCGACCGTGGTGCAGGAGATCCTGACGGTGCCGCTGCCGGTCGCGCGCGACCAGATCACCACCAAGGAAGACCCGCAGTTCCTGCACCTGCGCAGCCATGTGTTCAGGGAAATCATGGCCGCGCAGGCGGGCTGA